One window from the genome of Amycolatopsis sp. NBC_01480 encodes:
- a CDS encoding eCIS core domain-containing protein — translation MREHQPRVANGAEPRRTAVDDALHSPGEPLAAEVRRPMEARLGQDFSRVRVHTDGKAAAAAGAARASAYTVGRDIVFGAGQYRPGSAEGQRLLAHELTHVAQQQGAVATGSPVATEAEHPLERQAAEVAAGGRLTAPISAGRQRVSRQAVARQPGAHDVHAGLGDVQGLPMAELLPALAMLPAEVRSDERAGQAAGGPRLVLAMRVVAAGGSAWEPFQAQHTGELGALPADQVREIGAYLRARDVGVLRTTIAAIAPKDIGLTWRSRKQDFEAAANDPTNTLDAAQLYQIWLHHWTDEQAAAYAAFEPLKSAEGKADSVGYADKLQMFQAGRRGVFSPEYEAAADRVTAANYYTSDLADVLGWLEAQLDITNKHATPETRKHVTLEQVRLQTVELIKRRENQMAVLGLALGVAGALEARAMTPRPGAGQAPAARETPGEHQTPGKKAPQAESKAPGSSEPVPAPRLRDTDTKDYALPRPDETPAMYAQRTRRDWDAQTEIMQRAIVREAPEDMEAARLHHALRNPDGLFTHYLTEGGFEQIMLGQELRSGAGQLLHGHGKGIRAVGGPFAPGRPRVAKAIHLDFTVPDPPVPGNVERFGQMGTGVMWHLPEGEMLPIEIQRVGYPNGAFAERGGSRGWVLKIPDAAPREVTLQELVRLGESPR, via the coding sequence ATGAGGGAGCACCAGCCACGAGTCGCGAACGGCGCTGAACCGCGGCGGACCGCGGTCGACGACGCGCTGCACTCGCCCGGGGAGCCGTTGGCCGCCGAGGTCCGGCGGCCCATGGAGGCACGGCTCGGGCAGGACTTCAGCCGGGTGCGGGTGCACACCGACGGGAAAGCGGCAGCGGCAGCCGGGGCGGCCCGTGCGTCGGCTTACACCGTCGGGCGCGACATCGTATTCGGCGCCGGACAGTACCGGCCCGGCTCGGCAGAGGGGCAGCGACTGCTGGCCCACGAACTCACCCACGTCGCGCAACAACAAGGCGCCGTGGCGACCGGCTCACCGGTCGCCACGGAAGCCGAGCACCCGCTGGAACGGCAAGCGGCCGAAGTCGCCGCCGGTGGCCGGCTCACCGCGCCGATCAGCGCCGGGCGGCAGCGGGTGTCTCGCCAGGCCGTGGCGAGGCAGCCGGGAGCCCACGACGTTCACGCCGGACTGGGAGACGTCCAAGGGCTGCCGATGGCCGAGTTGCTGCCCGCGCTGGCGATGCTGCCGGCCGAGGTTCGCTCCGACGAGCGGGCTGGGCAGGCTGCCGGGGGACCGCGGCTGGTGCTGGCCATGCGCGTGGTCGCGGCCGGAGGAAGTGCGTGGGAACCGTTCCAGGCGCAGCACACCGGCGAACTGGGTGCGCTGCCTGCCGACCAGGTGCGCGAGATCGGCGCTTACCTGCGGGCACGTGACGTCGGAGTGCTCCGCACGACTATCGCCGCCATCGCGCCGAAGGACATCGGCCTCACTTGGCGGTCCCGGAAGCAGGATTTCGAAGCCGCCGCCAACGATCCCACCAATACCCTTGACGCCGCGCAGCTTTACCAGATCTGGCTGCATCACTGGACGGACGAGCAGGCCGCCGCCTATGCCGCGTTCGAGCCACTCAAGTCCGCGGAGGGAAAAGCCGACAGCGTCGGGTATGCCGACAAGCTCCAGATGTTCCAGGCCGGCCGCCGCGGTGTTTTCTCGCCCGAATACGAGGCGGCCGCGGACCGGGTCACGGCGGCGAACTACTACACCTCCGATCTCGCGGACGTGCTCGGCTGGCTCGAGGCCCAGCTGGACATCACGAACAAGCACGCCACGCCCGAAACGCGCAAGCACGTCACGCTGGAACAGGTCAGGCTGCAGACCGTCGAGCTGATCAAGAGGCGCGAAAATCAGATGGCGGTCCTGGGACTCGCGCTCGGAGTCGCCGGCGCGCTGGAAGCGCGCGCGATGACACCCCGGCCCGGCGCAGGCCAGGCACCCGCCGCCCGCGAGACACCCGGTGAACACCAGACGCCCGGCAAGAAGGCGCCACAGGCCGAGAGCAAGGCCCCGGGCAGTTCCGAGCCTGTTCCGGCGCCGCGGTTGCGTGACACCGACACCAAGGACTACGCGCTGCCGCGACCCGATGAGACACCCGCGATGTACGCGCAGCGGACCAGGCGGGACTGGGACGCGCAAACGGAGATCATGCAGCGGGCCATTGTCCGCGAGGCCCCGGAAGACATGGAAGCGGCCCGGTTGCATCACGCACTGCGGAATCCGGACGGCCTCTTCACCCATTACCTCACAGAAGGCGGATTCGAGCAGATCATGCTCGGTCAGGAACTTCGGTCCGGGGCAGGTCAGCTCCTGCACGGCCACGGTAAGGGTATCCGCGCCGTGGGTGGCCCGTTCGCTCCCGGGCGCCCCCGAGTGGCCAAGGCCATCCACCTCGACTTCACCGTCCCCGATCCGCCCGTGCCCGGGAATGTCGAGCGGTTCGGCCAAATGGGCACCGGAGTCATGTGGCACCTCCCCGAGGGAGAAATGCTCCCGATCGAAATTCAGCGCGTCGGGTATCCGAACGGCGCTTTCGCCGAACGCGGTGGCAGCCGCGGATGGGTGCTCAAGATCCCGGACGCGGCGCCACGCGAAGTCACCCTGCAAGAGCTGGTCCGCTTGGGCGAGTCCCCGCGCTGA
- a CDS encoding ABC transporter substrate-binding protein gives MILRLGGYRYEHTAAVFDGTVPIKGADLEPTTEPLVSDVFRGMIEGRYDVAELGLTYFLRMWDTGESPFLALPIFPNRNFRHSALFVNADNGIKRPADLAGKTIGEFALWGSDPGVWMKGILAEEHGVTPDQLSWVIGGTDHPIPSFGWVPQPVPEGVRVRHAGEGETLAAMLESGEIDALLSVDVPQSVLAGTGRIRRLFPDYESVEREYFARTGNFPMMHVVAIRKDFHAEHPDVASAVYDAFLTAKDQTQQLYLDRAAKQHMNVITPWFSSLFAENRRLMSEDWWPYGVGKNRHAVDTFLRYHHEQGLSQRLLTSEDIFVPELLGS, from the coding sequence ATGATCCTGCGGCTCGGCGGCTACCGCTACGAGCACACGGCCGCGGTCTTCGACGGAACTGTGCCGATCAAGGGCGCAGACCTCGAGCCGACGACCGAGCCACTGGTCTCGGACGTCTTCCGCGGGATGATCGAGGGACGCTACGACGTCGCCGAGCTGGGCCTGACCTACTTCCTGCGGATGTGGGACACCGGCGAGTCGCCGTTCCTGGCGTTGCCGATCTTCCCCAACCGCAACTTCCGCCACTCCGCGCTGTTCGTCAACGCGGACAACGGAATCAAGCGGCCCGCGGACCTGGCCGGCAAGACGATCGGCGAATTCGCCTTGTGGGGCAGCGATCCCGGCGTCTGGATGAAGGGCATCCTGGCCGAGGAACACGGGGTGACACCGGATCAGCTGAGCTGGGTCATCGGCGGCACGGACCACCCGATCCCGTCGTTCGGCTGGGTGCCGCAGCCGGTCCCCGAGGGCGTGCGCGTGCGTCACGCCGGCGAAGGGGAGACGCTGGCGGCAATGCTGGAGTCGGGCGAGATCGACGCGCTCCTGTCGGTGGACGTCCCACAGTCCGTGCTGGCGGGTACCGGCCGGATCCGCCGCCTGTTCCCGGACTACGAATCGGTCGAACGTGAGTACTTCGCGCGCACCGGCAACTTCCCGATGATGCACGTGGTGGCGATCCGCAAGGACTTCCACGCCGAGCACCCCGACGTCGCGAGTGCGGTGTACGACGCGTTCCTGACCGCGAAGGACCAGACGCAGCAGCTCTACCTGGACCGCGCGGCCAAGCAGCACATGAACGTGATCACCCCCTGGTTCAGCTCCCTGTTCGCGGAGAACCGCCGGCTGATGTCGGAGGACTGGTGGCCGTACGGCGTCGGGAAGAACCGGCACGCGGTGGACACTTTCCTGCGGTACCACCATGAACAGGGCTTGTCGCAGCGGTTGCTGACCAGTGAGGACATCTTCGTGCCCGAGCTGCTCGGGTCTTGA
- a CDS encoding TetR/AcrR family transcriptional regulator, translating to MPRITSEHWSANRDQILAAARRCFARQGFHGTSMPDIAAEAGLSTGAPYRYFSGKQELILEVARLAFAAVFDPVLRRIEEAGTVTIDELVTITVRARPATSEAEDELLRCGIVAWSEVLQNPDLREHAISGFTRVTGEIAQALRGTAPKRDADARMIVALLHGFMIQRVALGRPDLKALPHAAITGETT from the coding sequence ATGCCCCGCATCACCAGCGAGCACTGGTCCGCGAACCGCGACCAGATCCTCGCGGCCGCCCGCCGCTGCTTCGCCCGCCAGGGCTTCCACGGCACGTCGATGCCGGACATCGCGGCCGAGGCGGGCCTGTCCACCGGCGCCCCGTACCGCTACTTCAGCGGCAAGCAGGAGCTGATCCTCGAGGTCGCCCGGCTCGCGTTCGCGGCCGTGTTCGACCCGGTCCTGCGGCGCATCGAGGAGGCGGGCACCGTCACGATCGACGAGCTGGTGACCATAACCGTCCGGGCCCGGCCGGCGACCTCCGAGGCCGAGGACGAGTTGCTGCGGTGCGGCATCGTGGCCTGGAGCGAGGTGCTCCAGAACCCGGACCTGCGCGAGCACGCGATCAGCGGCTTCACCCGCGTCACCGGCGAAATCGCCCAGGCCCTCCGCGGCACCGCACCGAAACGCGACGCCGACGCTCGCATGATCGTCGCGCTCCTGCACGGCTTCATGATCCAGCGGGTCGCGCTCGGCCGGCCCGATCTCAAAGCCCTCCCCCACGCGGCGATCACCGGTGAAACGACCTGA
- a CDS encoding class I SAM-dependent methyltransferase, giving the protein MAEHDALTTTREGYDAAAATYAQLFRDQLRDRPLDRAMLGVFAEVVGDGKVADLGCGPGDVTAHLDRLGLAVSGVDASPAMIELARQAYPKLRFEVGLMTALDIADGALGGVLSRWSVIHTPPPEVPAILAEFHRVLAPGGHLLIGFSATEDPSHLTQVFDHSVAPAYRWSPDHFAALLRESGLGEVARMIREPEPADRRQFQDVYLLARKAV; this is encoded by the coding sequence ATGGCCGAACACGACGCCCTCACGACCACCCGCGAAGGGTACGACGCCGCTGCCGCCACGTACGCGCAGCTGTTCCGCGACCAGCTGCGCGACCGGCCCCTCGACCGTGCGATGCTGGGCGTCTTCGCCGAAGTCGTCGGCGACGGCAAGGTCGCGGACCTGGGCTGCGGGCCCGGCGACGTCACCGCTCATCTGGACCGGCTGGGCCTGGCGGTGTCCGGCGTCGACGCTTCCCCAGCGATGATCGAGCTGGCCCGGCAGGCCTATCCGAAGCTGCGGTTCGAGGTCGGCTTGATGACCGCGCTGGACATCGCCGACGGTGCGCTGGGCGGCGTGCTCTCACGGTGGTCCGTCATCCACACCCCGCCGCCGGAAGTCCCCGCGATCCTGGCGGAGTTCCACCGGGTGCTGGCGCCGGGCGGACACCTGCTGATCGGCTTCTCGGCCACCGAGGACCCGTCCCACCTGACGCAGGTTTTCGACCACTCGGTCGCCCCGGCCTACCGATGGTCGCCCGATCACTTCGCCGCGCTGCTGCGCGAGTCCGGGCTGGGCGAGGTTGCCCGGATGATTCGCGAGCCCGAGCCGGCCGACCGGCGGCAGTTCCAGGACGTCTACCTGCTCGCGCGCAAAGCGGTCTGA
- a CDS encoding NYN domain-containing protein — protein MVTASENTAKLAVLIDADNAQPSITEALLAEVAKYGTAHVKRAYGDWTGTNLRGWKDQLLAQSIQPIQQFAYTTGKNATDTAMVIDAMDLLYSNRFDGFCIVSSDSDFTRLAARLRESGLTVYGFGERKTPKPFVAACDKFIYIENLTYTESAATPAAAATAPKPATPATQLKGDATLVTLLRNAVEAASDDDGWAALSAVGSIITKQRPEFDSRTYGYAKLSDLITATTLFEVDRRSPGEGKPSTIYVRDRRRRPDRDAKGSAAG, from the coding sequence ATGGTCACGGCCAGCGAGAACACCGCGAAGCTCGCGGTGCTGATCGACGCGGACAACGCCCAGCCCTCGATCACCGAGGCCCTGCTCGCCGAGGTCGCGAAGTACGGCACCGCGCACGTCAAGCGCGCTTACGGCGACTGGACCGGCACCAACCTGCGGGGCTGGAAGGACCAGCTGCTGGCCCAGTCGATCCAGCCCATCCAGCAGTTCGCGTACACCACCGGCAAGAACGCCACCGACACCGCGATGGTCATCGACGCGATGGACCTGCTGTACTCCAACCGTTTCGACGGGTTCTGCATCGTCTCCAGCGACTCCGACTTCACCCGGCTGGCGGCGCGGCTGCGCGAATCCGGCCTCACCGTGTACGGCTTTGGCGAGCGCAAGACCCCCAAGCCCTTCGTCGCCGCCTGCGACAAGTTCATCTACATCGAGAACCTCACCTACACCGAGAGCGCCGCGACCCCGGCCGCCGCCGCGACCGCGCCGAAACCGGCCACCCCGGCCACCCAGCTCAAGGGTGACGCGACCCTGGTCACCCTGCTGCGCAACGCCGTCGAGGCCGCCTCCGACGACGACGGCTGGGCCGCGCTCTCGGCCGTGGGCAGCATCATCACCAAGCAGCGCCCCGAGTTCGACTCCCGCACCTACGGCTACGCCAAGCTCAGCGACCTGATCACCGCCACCACGCTGTTCGAAGTGGACCGCCGCAGCCCCGGCGAGGGAAAGCCGTCGACGATCTACGTCCGGGACCGGCGCCGCCGGCCGGACCGGGACGCCAAAGGCAGCGCCGCGGGTTAG
- a CDS encoding Rid family hydrolase, translating into MALHTVEIPEGSEVFGEARNAFERFGYSAAVRAHGLLFIAGTIGRRADGIIPETIEEQTEIAIARIEEILRLEGLDLSALVDVTSYHVDIHRHLPGFSAAKQRLITPPYPTWSLIGVSGLASPGLLVEIRATAAYPEDAR; encoded by the coding sequence ATGGCTCTCCACACCGTCGAGATCCCCGAAGGCTCCGAAGTCTTCGGAGAGGCCAGGAACGCCTTCGAGCGCTTCGGCTACTCCGCCGCGGTCCGCGCGCACGGCCTGCTCTTCATCGCCGGCACGATCGGCCGCCGCGCCGACGGCATCATCCCCGAGACCATCGAAGAGCAGACCGAAATCGCCATCGCGCGCATCGAGGAGATCCTGCGCCTGGAAGGCCTCGACCTGTCCGCCCTGGTCGACGTGACCAGCTACCACGTCGACATCCACCGGCACCTGCCCGGCTTCAGCGCGGCCAAGCAGCGCCTGATCACCCCGCCGTACCCGACCTGGTCGCTGATCGGCGTCAGCGGCCTCGCCAGCCCGGGCCTCCTGGTCGAGATCCGCGCGACGGCCGCGTATCCGGAGGACGCTCGCTGA
- a CDS encoding HD domain-containing protein produces MTGTTAHGANADLITLPGTPLAKAVVDLVRPLESPSVFSHSIRSYLFARLVAGRLGPDDYDDDLLFAACVMHDLGVAADGPHRQRFEVEGADRAAEFLVQQGIPAAGADLVWQAIALHTSPGIAERRGLLCVLVREGVGLDFGGAVGSGHLDAVTDEMADTIHAGYPRLDMIGSLTDAIVAQAAKNPRNAPRYSIPGEFLHERQTFGRTRMENSCHSSRWGN; encoded by the coding sequence ATGACCGGAACCACCGCCCACGGGGCGAACGCCGACCTGATCACGCTGCCGGGCACGCCGCTGGCGAAGGCGGTGGTGGACCTCGTGCGGCCGCTGGAATCGCCGTCGGTGTTCAGCCACAGCATCCGCAGTTACCTGTTCGCCCGGTTGGTGGCCGGCCGCCTCGGCCCGGACGACTACGACGACGACCTGCTCTTCGCCGCGTGTGTCATGCACGACCTGGGGGTCGCGGCGGACGGCCCGCACCGTCAGCGGTTCGAGGTCGAGGGCGCCGACCGCGCGGCCGAATTCCTGGTCCAGCAAGGAATTCCCGCCGCCGGCGCCGACCTGGTCTGGCAGGCGATCGCGCTGCACACCTCCCCGGGCATCGCCGAACGCCGTGGGCTCCTGTGCGTGCTCGTCCGCGAGGGCGTCGGCCTCGACTTCGGCGGCGCCGTGGGCAGCGGCCACCTCGACGCGGTCACCGACGAAATGGCCGACACCATCCACGCCGGCTACCCGCGGCTGGACATGATCGGCTCGCTCACCGACGCGATCGTCGCGCAGGCCGCGAAAAACCCGCGCAACGCGCCCCGCTACTCGATCCCCGGCGAGTTCCTCCACGAGCGGCAGACCTTCGGCCGGACCCGGATGGAGAATTCGTGCCACTCATCGCGCTGGGGCAACTGA
- a CDS encoding GlxA family transcriptional regulator produces MTVHRVAVLALDGVTPLDLAIPAQIFTARPETPYEMALCALEPTVTTTAGFTLTAEAGLDRVRAADTVIIPGFEPITRLPEPALSALADARDRGRRVVSICTGAFALAAAGVLDSLHATTHWQHIDELERDYPGVTVDRDVLYVDQGDVLTSAGVCCGIDLCLHIVRRDLGAMTANRIARGIVAAPHRDGGQAQYVPAPVAVAGEASLSGTRAWALARLDEPLALRVLARHAGVSQRTFIRRFTEETGTTPLQWLLNARLSQARELLETTDHPIDRIARDCGLGTATNLRLHFRRALDTTPTAYRRAFRQTVPESAAV; encoded by the coding sequence ATGACTGTGCATCGAGTCGCGGTGCTGGCGCTGGACGGGGTCACCCCGCTGGATCTCGCGATCCCGGCGCAGATCTTCACCGCCCGCCCGGAAACCCCGTACGAGATGGCGCTTTGCGCCCTCGAGCCGACGGTGACCACCACCGCGGGCTTCACCTTGACCGCCGAAGCCGGCCTCGACCGGGTGCGGGCCGCCGACACCGTGATCATCCCGGGATTCGAGCCGATCACCCGCCTGCCGGAGCCCGCGCTGAGCGCGCTCGCCGATGCCCGCGACCGGGGCCGGCGGGTGGTGTCGATCTGCACCGGCGCGTTCGCACTGGCCGCGGCGGGGGTGCTGGACAGCCTGCACGCCACCACCCACTGGCAGCACATCGACGAGCTCGAACGGGACTATCCGGGCGTCACCGTCGACCGCGATGTGCTCTACGTCGACCAAGGCGACGTGCTCACCTCGGCCGGAGTGTGTTGCGGCATCGACCTTTGCCTGCACATCGTGCGCCGCGACCTGGGCGCGATGACGGCCAACCGGATCGCCCGCGGCATCGTCGCGGCGCCCCACCGCGACGGCGGGCAGGCCCAGTACGTACCGGCCCCGGTCGCCGTCGCGGGTGAGGCCTCCCTGTCCGGCACCCGGGCCTGGGCCTTGGCCCGCCTCGACGAACCGCTCGCCCTGCGGGTGCTCGCCCGCCACGCGGGCGTCTCGCAGCGCACCTTCATCCGCCGCTTCACCGAAGAGACCGGCACGACCCCGTTGCAGTGGCTGCTCAACGCCCGCCTCAGCCAGGCCCGCGAACTGCTCGAAACCACCGATCACCCGATCGACCGGATCGCCCGCGACTGCGGCCTGGGCACGGCCACCAACCTGCGCCTGCACTTCCGCCGCGCGCTCGACACCACGCCCACCGCGTACCGCCGCGCTTTCCGGCAGACGGTGCCGGAAAGCGCGGCAGTCTGA
- a CDS encoding LLM class flavin-dependent oxidoreductase, whose amino-acid sequence MQIDLFNEIQNPRPWPAGHEQLRFAQAIEQAVLADGLGYGCWWQVEHHGAGEFSLSSAPELMLAALSQRTSRIRLGHAAVLAPGRFNHPIRVAERAATLDHLSGGRVELGLTRSTIPEWRLFGIEADDARAQTQQAFEMVPKMWTTDRFSYHSDAYQIDDVPISPKPLQRPHPPLWQAAASPKSFEDAGKRGVGVLGTTMWESLERAGRMISLYREAAASCTEPVGAFVNNQVGFFTFVHCADTDEEAMRNGAAAAAAWYTVTALNFFEAAKEFVRTAQVQQQLAEAPDGGGLTGGFLRGEAADPPSEAALLIGRVLQGEKVPDDEIFTVLSAQDSLIVGSPETCLRKLRAYAGLGIDRMMCLQQIGGLAHDKVTRSIQLIGELIPDLDRGPEIVAAQAIS is encoded by the coding sequence ATGCAGATCGACCTGTTCAACGAGATCCAGAATCCCCGGCCCTGGCCGGCGGGCCATGAGCAGCTGCGGTTCGCGCAGGCGATCGAGCAGGCCGTGCTCGCGGACGGGCTGGGCTACGGCTGCTGGTGGCAGGTCGAGCACCACGGCGCCGGCGAGTTCAGCCTGTCCTCGGCGCCGGAGCTGATGCTCGCCGCGCTTTCCCAGCGCACCAGCCGGATCCGGCTCGGCCACGCCGCCGTGCTCGCGCCGGGCCGGTTCAACCACCCGATCCGCGTCGCCGAGCGCGCGGCGACACTCGACCACCTCAGCGGGGGCCGGGTCGAGCTGGGGCTGACCCGTTCGACGATCCCGGAGTGGCGCCTGTTCGGCATCGAGGCCGACGACGCCCGGGCCCAGACCCAGCAGGCGTTCGAGATGGTGCCGAAGATGTGGACCACGGACCGGTTCTCCTACCACAGCGACGCGTACCAGATCGACGACGTGCCGATCTCGCCCAAGCCGCTGCAACGGCCGCACCCGCCGCTGTGGCAGGCGGCGGCGAGCCCGAAGTCGTTCGAGGACGCGGGAAAACGCGGCGTCGGCGTGCTGGGCACGACCATGTGGGAGTCGCTCGAACGCGCGGGCCGGATGATCTCGCTCTACCGCGAGGCGGCCGCGTCGTGCACCGAACCGGTGGGCGCGTTCGTCAACAACCAGGTCGGCTTCTTCACCTTCGTGCACTGCGCGGACACCGACGAGGAAGCGATGCGCAACGGCGCCGCCGCGGCCGCCGCCTGGTACACCGTCACGGCGCTGAACTTCTTCGAGGCGGCCAAGGAGTTCGTCCGCACGGCCCAGGTCCAGCAGCAACTGGCGGAAGCGCCCGACGGCGGCGGCCTCACCGGCGGCTTCCTGCGCGGCGAGGCCGCCGACCCGCCGAGCGAGGCCGCCCTGCTGATCGGCCGCGTCCTGCAGGGCGAAAAAGTGCCGGACGACGAGATCTTCACCGTGCTCAGCGCGCAGGACTCGCTGATCGTCGGCAGCCCGGAGACCTGCCTCCGGAAGCTGCGGGCCTACGCCGGCCTCGGCATCGACCGGATGATGTGCCTGCAGCAGATCGGCGGCCTCGCCCACGACAAGGTCACCCGCAGCATCCAGCTGATCGGCGAACTCATCCCCGACCTCGATCGCGGGCCGGAAATCGTTGCCGCACAAGCTATCTCGTGA
- a CDS encoding AMP-binding protein gives MSRSELVREETVGDLLRAAAEQAPAAPALVEGVAEADARRRWTYGELLDEAERAAKALLGRFEPGERIAVWANNIPEWVLLELAAALAGVTLVTVNPALREQELRHVLGNSQATGLFLVREYRGSRMAELVEHLRPDLPHLRETVLFEDWRAFRDSGSAGQKLPVVSPDDAAQVQYTSGTTGTPKGAVLHHRGLTNNARLSYARKLAMQPGEAFVNPMPLFHTAGCVLATLAPIATLGTQVLMPWFDPALQLHVMESERSAVFGGVPTMILAMLGHPDFAATDLSSVRYALSGGALVPPELVRRVEATLGVPMSTVYAQTEASPGITMTTPDDSPEDRATTVGLPLPACEVDIVDPSTGESCPPGRIGEVRTRGYHVMTGYLGLPEQTAAAIDADGWLHTGDLGRRDERGYLRIEGRIKDMIIRGGENIYPQEVEHALLTHPAIDAAAVVGVPDPEWGEQVAAFVRLVPGAAADEAELFDHVRGILAPHKTPRVWRFVTEFPMTGSGKVRKHALRDEFLAAG, from the coding sequence ATGTCCCGTTCGGAACTGGTGCGTGAAGAGACCGTCGGCGACCTGCTCCGCGCCGCCGCCGAACAGGCACCCGCCGCGCCCGCGTTGGTGGAAGGGGTCGCTGAGGCGGACGCGCGCCGGAGGTGGACGTACGGCGAGTTGCTGGACGAGGCCGAGCGCGCGGCCAAGGCGCTGCTGGGCCGCTTCGAGCCCGGTGAGCGGATTGCCGTGTGGGCCAACAACATTCCCGAATGGGTCCTGCTCGAACTGGCCGCCGCCCTCGCCGGGGTCACGCTCGTGACGGTCAACCCGGCGTTGCGCGAGCAGGAGCTGCGGCACGTGCTGGGCAACTCCCAGGCCACCGGCCTGTTCCTGGTGCGCGAATACCGCGGCAGCCGGATGGCCGAACTCGTCGAGCACCTCCGCCCCGACCTGCCGCACCTGCGGGAGACCGTGCTGTTCGAGGACTGGCGCGCCTTCCGCGACTCCGGCTCGGCCGGCCAGAAGCTGCCCGTCGTCAGCCCGGACGACGCCGCGCAGGTCCAGTACACGTCCGGCACCACCGGCACGCCGAAAGGCGCCGTGCTGCACCACCGGGGCCTCACCAACAACGCGCGCCTCTCCTATGCCCGGAAGCTCGCGATGCAGCCCGGCGAGGCGTTTGTCAACCCGATGCCGTTGTTCCACACCGCCGGTTGCGTGCTGGCGACGCTGGCACCGATCGCCACCCTGGGCACGCAGGTGCTCATGCCCTGGTTCGACCCGGCGCTGCAGCTGCACGTGATGGAGTCCGAGCGCAGCGCCGTGTTCGGCGGCGTGCCCACGATGATCCTCGCCATGCTCGGCCACCCGGATTTCGCCGCCACCGACCTGTCGTCGGTTCGGTACGCCCTCTCCGGCGGCGCGCTGGTCCCACCCGAGCTGGTCCGGCGCGTCGAGGCCACGCTGGGCGTGCCGATGAGCACCGTCTACGCGCAGACGGAGGCGTCCCCGGGCATCACCATGACCACCCCGGACGACAGCCCGGAGGACCGCGCCACCACGGTCGGGCTCCCGCTGCCCGCCTGCGAGGTGGACATCGTCGACCCGTCGACGGGGGAGTCCTGCCCGCCGGGCCGGATCGGCGAGGTGCGCACCCGCGGCTACCACGTGATGACGGGCTACCTCGGCCTGCCCGAGCAGACCGCGGCGGCCATCGACGCGGACGGCTGGCTGCACACCGGCGACCTCGGCCGCCGGGACGAGCGCGGTTACCTGCGCATCGAGGGGCGGATCAAGGACATGATCATCCGGGGCGGCGAGAACATCTACCCCCAGGAGGTCGAGCACGCGCTGCTCACGCACCCGGCGATCGACGCGGCCGCGGTCGTCGGTGTGCCCGATCCCGAGTGGGGCGAGCAGGTCGCGGCGTTCGTCCGCCTCGTGCCCGGCGCCGCGGCCGACGAGGCCGAGCTGTTCGACCACGTCCGCGGGATTCTGGCGCCGCACAAGACACCGCGGGTGTGGCGGTTCGTCACGGAGTTCCCGATGACCGGCTCCGGCAAGGTCCGCAAGCACGCGCTACGCGACGAATTCCTGGCCGCCGGCTGA
- a CDS encoding TetR/AcrR family transcriptional regulator codes for MRADARANHDRLLEVAGAVLADQGADASMRDIARQAGVGLATLLRHFPTRESLLEALLRTSFDELTARAAEVETSSSAPDALRLWLRDFVTYTTNYRGVVTSMVRAIEDPESALHTSCVAMRAAGTRLLTRAQAENVARADLDGADLFALASSLAWLGDQPGLEARAEHLFDVVVSAILVA; via the coding sequence ATGAGGGCGGACGCCCGCGCCAACCACGACCGCCTGCTGGAGGTGGCCGGCGCCGTCCTCGCCGACCAGGGCGCGGACGCGTCGATGCGCGACATCGCCCGCCAGGCCGGGGTCGGCTTGGCCACCCTGCTCCGCCACTTCCCGACGCGGGAGTCCCTGCTCGAAGCGTTGCTCCGCACGAGCTTCGACGAGCTGACCGCACGGGCCGCGGAGGTCGAGACCTCCAGCTCGGCGCCGGACGCGCTGCGGTTGTGGCTACGCGATTTCGTCACGTACACGACGAACTACCGCGGGGTGGTGACGTCGATGGTCCGCGCGATCGAGGACCCGGAGTCCGCGCTGCACACCTCCTGCGTCGCGATGCGCGCGGCTGGGACTCGGCTGCTGACCCGGGCTCAGGCTGAGAACGTGGCGCGGGCGGACCTGGATGGTGCTGACTTGTTCGCGTTGGCTTCGTCGTTGGCTTGGCTCGGTGACCAGCCGGGGTTGGAGGCCCGTGCGGAGCACCTCTTCGACGTGGTGGTGAGCGCGATCCTGGTGGCGTGA